A region from the Thermoplasmatales archaeon genome encodes:
- a CDS encoding shikimate transporter produces MAFILGVFGNNLFFIANYEYFYPLVSTLVSSWPLSVLYTAFPLYLNDYPYISLDVFINSYLLFFFMEKVQRTVISAAMIGTILEWYGIFLFSSGAVYIGAAFLPKTNALTAIASVLFVFAIGFFMRPVGAVVFGHYGDKIGRKRMLILTLIISGLSTGFVGVLPTYAQSGVSAIILLIILRLLLGFGLGGEWGGAMLLTLENFKKKRGLWGSFVQSTVGIGLILGAVAFLILTSILPSSAMYAWGWRIPYLLAFFVLVIGVFIRLRIPETPIFEAAKKEKEIQKYPISGLFKQHKLNLLLSTLIVASSGTIYYVGITLIPSLYEVENIVTVHFAQIAIIGFGLAEILFVFIGGIISDKVGRRVMAIVANLVFIVIVFPSIFLRGAGLLIIFLLLYGVSHGIGYTSEGDIISEIFPTNVRYTGNSFAYQFANAYVAGPAPYASLALGAISEFLYPVYGLIFSVLAIGSALKIKETKDVDLEGEKNRNDK; encoded by the coding sequence GTGGCATTCATTCTGGGAGTGTTTGGAAACAACTTATTTTTTATTGCGAACTATGAGTATTTCTACCCACTTGTTTCTACACTGGTGTCTTCTTGGCCTTTAAGCGTATTATACACGGCGTTCCCGCTGTATTTAAACGACTACCCCTATATTTCATTGGATGTATTTATTAACTCATACCTTTTATTTTTTTTCATGGAAAAGGTACAGAGAACGGTGATATCGGCTGCAATGATCGGAACCATATTAGAATGGTATGGCATCTTTCTTTTTAGTTCCGGCGCGGTATATATCGGGGCTGCTTTTCTTCCAAAGACTAATGCCCTAACCGCAATTGCGTCAGTCCTTTTCGTGTTTGCCATCGGGTTCTTCATGAGGCCGGTCGGTGCTGTGGTTTTTGGGCATTACGGTGATAAGATAGGTAGAAAGAGGATGTTGATCTTGACGCTGATCATATCCGGTCTATCAACAGGATTTGTTGGAGTGCTGCCAACGTATGCCCAATCCGGGGTTTCAGCAATAATACTTCTTATAATACTGAGGCTTCTGCTTGGATTCGGTCTTGGAGGGGAATGGGGAGGCGCAATGCTCCTTACACTGGAAAACTTCAAGAAGAAGAGGGGCCTTTGGGGCTCATTTGTTCAGAGCACAGTGGGAATTGGGCTGATACTTGGCGCAGTTGCATTCCTGATACTTACATCAATTCTACCATCTTCAGCGATGTATGCCTGGGGCTGGAGAATTCCATATCTACTTGCTTTTTTTGTTCTTGTTATAGGGGTTTTCATAAGGCTAAGAATTCCAGAGACACCTATATTCGAAGCCGCAAAAAAGGAAAAAGAGATTCAGAAATATCCTATTTCAGGATTATTCAAACAACATAAGTTAAACCTTCTTCTGAGCACGCTGATAGTGGCATCATCCGGAACAATTTACTATGTTGGAATTACATTGATCCCATCACTGTATGAGGTAGAAAACATTGTTACGGTTCACTTTGCTCAAATTGCAATCATTGGGTTTGGCCTCGCCGAGATACTCTTTGTCTTCATTGGAGGTATAATATCCGATAAGGTTGGAAGAAGGGTAATGGCTATTGTTGCGAACCTGGTGTTTATAGTGATCGTGTTCCCGTCAATATTCCTGAGAGGAGCAGGGCTTCTGATAATTTTCCTGTTGCTTTACGGAGTTTCACACGGAATAGGGTACACATCGGAAGGAGACATCATTTCAGAGATATTCCCAACGAATGTCCGGTACACGGGAAACTCATTTGCTTACCAGTTTGCAAACGCTTACGTTGCAGGACCTGCACCGTATGCTTCGCTAGCCCTTGGTGCCATATCCGAATTCCTGTATCCAGTCTATGGTCTGATATTTTCGGTACTGGCCATTGGATCGGCCCTCAAGATAAAGGAAACCAAGGATGTCGACTTAGAAGGTGAGAAAAATAGGAATGATAAATAA